The sequence below is a genomic window from Ipomoea triloba cultivar NCNSP0323 chromosome 2, ASM357664v1.
TCTAGATGCGGTTTACCAGGTTTCAGGTCtgaaaacataaaaaaacatAAGCTTTATGGTTCAGATATGTTCACTATAGTCCCTGAAAATGAAGGTAAGATTTGGTGTGAAGTGTAGTTGGATTTAAATACCAAGAAGATGATCTTCGAGGCAGCCATTTTCCAGGAACTCGTATACTAATATGCGCTCTTCGCCATCACAGCAGTATCCAATCAAGTTTACAAGGTTAGGGTGGTGGAGAAGACTCAGCAGTAGAACTTCCACAAGGAACTCCCTATTTCCCTGAAAACCATTTCTGTTAAGCTGTTTGACTGCAATATCCTGAATGACATCAAAATGcagaagaacaaaaaaaaaaaaacaggttaATAATGTCCTTGACAACATTTTCAATCTGAAGAGGATTTAAATTGGAAAGGATTGTGAGGGTACAATACAATATTTTTGGTTTCTAGGTGGCCTTTGTACACCTTGCCAAAACCTCCTTCACCAAGCAAGAAATCAGGGTTAAACTTTTGGGTTGTGTCATTCAATTCCTGGAATGTAAAAGCCTGGGCTGAAATATTCCCTTTTCCAAATTTTCCTACTTCTTCAGCTATATACTTTCTCCTGTTGCTATCTGCATTGCCATTCAAATCCATTCGTGCAAAATAAGCCAGACCAATTTGTTTCATCACATCACATCAGATATATCAAATAAAAGAATGGCTTTAATTGGCATTACAGAAATGATGCTTTTCTTGCATTTCATCACAAGTTTCTGTTGATAATGAGATGAAGAGATGTAATTACCagattttaaagaaatattGGCAAATGAAGTCAGGGTCATGCCTCTGAAATCATGAATGCTGCCCTCTCTCAACGCTTTATCGGTTGTGTCCTCTCCCGTGCAACAAGAGAAGCAATCCAACATTTTCAGTACTCTCCCAGATGCAGCATTGGCCAAAACATGTGTTTATAATCCTGGGAATGCTCAGTAGATGTCCTTATTTCTGGAAATCCACTCATGCAATAAGAACATCATTACAACCTCGGATTCCTGTCAAGACACATCAATACCTCTAAAACAttctagtttttgttttttctagtATTCCAGGATTTGGAAGCAAATGAAAATGTTTCCATAATATCTGTTTTGCTTCCTCTCCCTCCTCACATAGAATTTCTGTATGGACTTTTGACATtgtcaatttttcttcttcttttttttttttttctttttcttcccaaaaaaaTAAGGAGAATAAAAAAACATTGTTTAGCCAGTGAAAATAGGAATTCTATCATGGTCCAAGTGTACAATCCTGTATGCTACATAAATAGGGGTCCAGCAGATTCTGTGGATCACCCCATATTTCCCTTTCCTACACACAACTTTCTATATTATGCTTTATGCAATGAAGGAGCCTTCCATTCAATATGTTTGGAgccaaagaaaatatttcatttctatcaTTGCTCTATGcagaatcaaattaatttttttttctcaagaaaaattaaaacagaAGGGTAGCCTCAATACCAACTAACTGGTTCTTGATTTGCTATCAAGTTTCATCAAATGCAATTATGGCCAATGGACATAGATTATCAGTTTATCACCAGAACCACAAGCCCTCTTTCCACAAATTACAGCTAAAGGCAGAATACATATCACAGAAGATCAGAAAACCCAACTACTCAGTACTCCTCACAAattactctttttaaaaaaaaaataaaaaaaataactaaaaaaaccTGCAGCTACTACCCGTGGGTATTCAATGGGTAAACCTCGCCTTGTAATCATGGTTGCATTAGGCGCTAGCTTAGGCTGTCTAAGTgacgacctataaaaacaaaaaaatagtgcatgtgtgtggtatatatatatatatatatatataggaaggtTCCTATGAGATCACTGTTagattgtgagatcaaatcttgtgcattaatttaataaattttaatggtctagattgattgacacacccactccgttcgcacatatttaatcaccgtttgcacacactccaacttggaatcttaatcaatctagaccattaaaatattgtgtcaaatcttgtacatcaatctaaaattttttaatagtctagattgattgacacactcattccgttcgcacacatttaatcatcgttcgcacacacttaatcaccgtttgcacacacttcaacttggaccACATTAAGTGCAATTGAAAGTTGAGttactaaattgagaaaatgccataatcgaaggaccattttgagactctatatataaatataataaaacaattaataagGCTGACTTGCTCGAGTTAACTCAGCTAACTCTACCGAGTTgagcgagttaactcggccaagtcggccgccaactcaacctagtcggccgagttaggtgCTAGGCAGCCGCCTAGGTagcaattcgcctcggcctAGTGGTGCCTAGGCGGCCTATTTTTGTAACAGTGCTTGTAACCCTAGCTAGCAAAGTACCACGGGGAGGTAAATCAGCTTAGAATGTCCATAATTGACCAGCTCTAACCAGGAAGGTCGTTCCTGGtaagagttgaacttgtaatcttgtggttaccaagttacCCACAAATTACTTTTTTTGTCCTTACATTTTGTTGAGTTTGTCTCATATAGGTATTAGGAATATGAGTTTTTCTCATATAAGAAATATGAGTGGGGTTAAACCAATTGTAGAGGGATTAGATGCCTATAAATACAGGTGTAGTATCACAATCCTTGTCTTCTTTACTTTatgtcattattattgtttcttgttcttgttaatCTCAACACATTTAAAGGATTgttgaaagaaaaatataacACAATACATTACAATGGAAagtataatcaaattaaaagttaatgaCTAAATATGAAACTTGTCAACTATTATATAGTGTGATGACACATGTTACCATTTCAACTGGGTGGTCAAGGATTGAATCAGGATGGTGAGAacattgagaaagtataaaacatatactaccttgtaaagaatcattagtgtttcaaaattttttttgaaactacTAGCATACTAAAAGTGAAGTTAACTTTTAATGGAGGAGCAATGGagaaggaagggaaatgaagaCATCAACTTCTTGACTGTTGAGCAGCTTGGTAGCTAGCCACATTATAGTAAATATAAACCACAGGATTCCTGAATTGGGCAGGACAATCATGAATATATAGCATTTATCATTTTGTAATATTTGGAATTGGACAACTGGATGGCCACCACtaatgaataatttaattttcaccaATCCCTCACCTTCTGCTTAAGAGaaaaacattgatttttttcagaaaataataCTTTGTTCACTAACTTTGTAACATCTTCACTAGTATGTATTAGAAATTTTAAGCAAAAAGGGAAGAATAAGCATCAAGTTTATACTATCACTATTGACCATTCATCTTCAAATACCCACAGTCACTATTTGAGTGCTAGAATGAGAAGAGAAAGTATAGTTGGATAGAAGCACCATTGCTTCAATATGAGTTTCAGATCCTATTGTCACTAATTATTAGCTATGTTTGTTTTTTAGACAAGCTATTAACTTCTCAAGCCTGGAAATTCTAGCTTCAATTTCATCTGGTCCTGGAATCTTACTTCCATTTAGGCAATCCCTTTGCTCTTCTTTTGTCAATCTCAAGTCTTCCATTTCTGCCTCTGCAGATTCATGGTGTTTCTCAACAGCTACTAATCTGGGCCTTGGAGGAAACCCAGGAGGACCATCAGAAGATAGCAAGTTCTCCTTATTTCTTTTCTGTATTTTACTATCCTGCAATACCTCAGAAGAGTTATCATTGTCATTTGGAAATACAAGATCATCATACTCCACTTTTACCGGATAATGCTCGAGATGAAATCCAGCATGCCCATCAAAACAAGATGAAATTTTCTCATTGGCATTGTGGTCATTCCCTTCTAAAACATTGGTTTTGGGAGGAAAACCTGGTGGAACATTATCAAGCCCATTTTCTACTTTCTCATTAATGACATTACTGTTCTTTTGTTTGGAGTTTTTCAGAAATCTCTTTGCTTCCCTTGGACTTCTTCTACCTTGCAACATGCCCTGATTAGCATCAAATGGAAGCAACAACACAGATTTCCTCCACCATTCCAAATACCTTGCTGTTACATCAGATTCCAGCAACCTAGGTGGGATATTCACCATTCCGATTGGCCTGCTATATTCACACCAAGCAACTTCACCAGGTTTATTCGAACGAGGGATCCATTCGGGAATGTCTTGATCAAACCCAAACTGCATAGCTACCCGGTTAGGGCGATATGGTTCATTGCAATCTACCCCAACAAGTTGAGACACCCTTAAGCAGTACATAAAAGACTTGAGTTCTTCACTCAAATCCTCCCCAAACTGTTCTTTTTCCTTGTAGAACTTGGGGATTTTCCAATTATCTACAGCCAATACATATGGCCTCCACAGAAATGTCTCTGCAGCAGAGTCAATACTTGTCCTCACATTCATACTCTTACTAAAATCTTTCAGATTATGCCATCTAGCTAATCTCACCTCCCCTGGTTCAATGCAATTTGGAGGTGGCCTCAATGGAATTATCCTCTCCCAACCCCAAATTTGCACAAACTGCAAGGGTGCCCCAAGTGTGAGTGCAAAAACATCACACTCACAATTTTCCCCAGATGAAGAAATCATTTCCATAGTTTCTCTCAATAAACTC
It includes:
- the LOC116007470 gene encoding uncharacterized protein LOC116007470, with translation MEEEGSSKDSIFEEREELMVSPTGGSPIFRPARFLKPTAFAIDGQRPKLPSLPFSSEAEWPLELSFCGWRGPPNLWRKWVTSMRAKHLSVWKSAGIDEAIMGSVYKIHRNEKLVLGLAERWCSQTNTFVFAWGEATITLEDIMVLGGFSILGGPVTLFTLQEPDLKETQNSLERSRHDLERLKLDNHAKWLKLFMDSGSDIEHEAFLSLWLSRFVFPGNNLDKIDKDVFPVAVRLARGIRIALAPPVLCSIYRDMSLLRETMEMISSSGENCECDVFALTLGAPLQFVQIWGWERIIPLRPPPNCIEPGEVRLARWHNLKDFSKSMNVRTSIDSAAETFLWRPYVLAVDNWKIPKFYKEKEQFGEDLSEELKSFMYCLRVSQLVGVDCNEPYRPNRVAMQFGFDQDIPEWIPRSNKPGEVAWCEYSRPIGMVNIPPRLLESDVTARYLEWWRKSVLLLPFDANQGMLQGRRSPREAKRFLKNSKQKNSNVINEKVENGLDNVPPGFPPKTNVLEGNDHNANEKISSCFDGHAGFHLEHYPVKVEYDDLVFPNDNDNSSEVLQDSKIQKRNKENLLSSDGPPGFPPRPRLVAVEKHHESAEAEMEDLRLTKEEQRDCLNGSKIPGPDEIEARISRLEKLIACLKNKHS